The Numida meleagris isolate 19003 breed g44 Domestic line chromosome 20, NumMel1.0, whole genome shotgun sequence genome has a window encoding:
- the SLC45A1 gene encoding proton-associated sugar transporter A isoform X3, which translates to MRTVLCTGVFSGRPSSLLVGHLPMMIPPSATTPAGDAALLPSVASQEIWRSQVPGYSGSVTQHISHRANNFKRHPKRRKFIRPSPPPPPNTPCPIDLVGFGDLQPQRSFLELLFNGCILFGLEFSYAMETAYVTPVLLQMGLPDQLYGMVWFISPILGFLLQPLLGAWSDRCTSRFGRRRPFILVLAVVCGVVLMDFSADSADNPSHAYMMDVCSPVDQDRGLNIHALLAGLGGGFGYVIGGIHWDKTSFGKAVGGQLRVIYVFTSIILTITTVLTLISIPERPLGSFSRKKKVMKSPSLPLPPSPPLFFEEGVNENFASHNSAHLYASFTSPVSPLSPLTPKYGSFVSRDNSLTGINEFASSFGTSNIDSVLIDCFTGGHSSYLALPASLPRQPVSVSFPRVPDGCYQQENGILEQGDRSITPGPDGEALRVGSLDAIKPRSSGILKRPQSLAIPDIVTGHCPESSRRRNVTFSQQVANILLDGVKYESELNGSSETSEQPLSMRLLCSTICHMPKALRNLCINHFLGWLSFEGMLLFYTDFMGEVVFQGNPKAPHNSDEYRKYNAGVTMGCWGMCIYAFSAAFYSAALEKLEERFSTRTLYFIAYLAFGLGTGLATLSRNIYVVLSLCTTYGILFATLCTLPYSLLCDYYQSCEFAGSLAEGTRRGMGVDISLLSCQYFLAQILVALAMGPLTTAVGSASGTMYFASLVSFLGCLFSSLCVIYEPTLSAEELPPTEEQSPLLPCVQDQ; encoded by the exons ATGAGGACCGTGCTGTGCACTGGTGTATTTTCGGGGAGGCCCTCCAGTCTCCTGGTTGG gcaCCTACCCATGATGATTCCACCATCTGCAACAACCCCCGCTGGCGATGCTGCACTTCTGCCAAGTGTGGCTTCTCAGGAAATATGGAGGTCGCAAGTTCCAGGCTATTCTGGATCAGTGACACAGCACATAAGTCACCGGGCTAATAACTTTAAGAGACATCCgaaaaggagaaaattcatCCGCCcatcgccgccgccgccgccgaaTACTCCATGTCCTATTGACTTGGTTGGCTTTGGGGATCTCCAGCCTCAGAGATCTTTCCTAGAACTCCTGTTTAATGGGTGTATTCTCTTTGGGCTTGAGTTCAGCTATGCCATGGAAACTGCCTATGTTACACCTGTGTTGCTTCAGATGGGGCTGCCAGACCAGCTGTATGGAATGGTGTGGTTCATCAGCCCTATACTAG GGTTCTTGCTGCAACCTCTGCTGGGGGCCTGGAGTGACAGATGCACATCAAGATTCGGGAGGAGAAGACCTTTCATTCTGGTCTTAGCAGTAG TCTGTGGTGTTGTCCTCATGGACTTCAGTGCAGATTCGGCAGACAATCCTAGTCATGCCTACATGATGGATGTGTGCAGCCCAGTGGATCAAGACAGGGGCCTCAACATCCATGCTTTGTTAGCAG GTCTTGGAGGTGGCTTTGGTTATGTTATTGGAGGAATACACTGGGATAAAACCAGTTTTGGAAAAGCTGTGGGAGGGCAACTGCGTGTCATCTATGTCTTCACATCAATAATACTGACTATCACTACTGTGCTGACTCTAATTAGCATTCCAGAAAGACCCCTAGGGTCCTttagcaggaagaaaaaggtgatGAAGAGTCCaagccttcctctccctccttctccacCTCTCTTCTTTGAAGAGGGTGTAAATGAAAACTTTGCTTCTCATAACTCAGCTCACTTGTATGCAAGTTTTACAAGTCCCGTTTCTCCCCTCAGCCCACTCACACCTAAGTATGGCAGTTTTGTCAGTAGAGACAATTCCTTGACAGGAATTAACGAATTTGCGTCATCATTTGGGACTTCAAATATTGACAGTGTGCTTATAGACTGTTTTACAGGTGGGCACAGTAGTTACTTAGCACTTCCAGCTAGCTTGCCCAGGCAGCCTGTCAGTGTCAGCTTTCCTCGGGTGCCAGATGGTTGTTACCaacaagaaaatggaattcTGGAGCAAGGGGACAGGAGCATAACTCCGGGGCCTGACGGAGAGGCACTGAGGGTGGGCTCCCTGGATGCAATAAAGCCACGGTCATCAGGCATCCTGAAAAGACCTCAGAGCTTGGCCATTCCAGATATTGTAACAGGACATTGTCCAGAAAGTagcagaagaagaaatgtaacTTTCAGCCAACAG GTTGCTAACATCCTGCTGGATGGTGTTAAGTATGAGAGTGAGCTGAATGGATCAAGCGAGACCTCTGAGCAACCACTCTCCATGAGACTTCTTTGTTCAACTATCTGCCACATGCCGAAGGCTCTTCGTAACCTCTGCATCAACCACTTCCTGG GATGGCTCTCATTTGAGGGGATGTTGCTCTTCTACACTGACTTCATGGGAGAAGTAGTGTTTCAAGGGAATCCAAAAGCACCTCACAACTCAGATGAGTATCGGAAGTACAACGCTGGGGTCACCATGGGCTGCTGGGGAATGTGCATCTATGcattcagtgctgctttctaTTCAG CTGCGCTGGAGAAGCTAGAGGAGCGGTTCAGCACACGGACGCTATACTTCATTGCATACTTGGCCTTTGGGCTGGGTACAGGACTGGCCACGCTCTCCAGAAACATCTATGTAGTGCTGTCACTGTGTACGACTTATGGCATTCTCTTTGCCACGCTCTGCACGCTGCCCTACTCTCTACTCTGTGACTACTACCAGAGCTGTGAG TTTGCAGGCTCACTGGCGGAGGGCACACGGCGTGGGATGGGTGTTGATATCTCCCTGCTGAGCTGCCAGTACTTCTTGGCACAGATCCTGGTGGCCCTGGCCATGGGGCCACTGACAACAGCTGTGGGCAGTGCCAGCGGCACCATGTACTTTGCCAGCCTGGTGTCCTTCCTGGgctgcctcttctcctccctctgcGTCATCTATGAGCCAACCCTGTCCGCTGAGGAGCTGCCACCCACCGAGGAGCAGAGCCCACTCCTGCCCTGTGTGCAGGACCAATAA
- the MRPS16 gene encoding 28S ribosomal protein S16, mitochondrial — MVQLGSCLLKSYRGGHVVIRFALGGCTNRPFYRIVAAHSKRARDGKYLEQIGCLDPLPNAHGEKVAGLNLERLRHWLGCGAQLSRPAEKLLGLAGFLPLHPMTITNAERLRRRRRRAQESVVPPAEGGSQEPGAAA; from the exons ATGGTGCAGCTCG GTAGCTGTCTTCTGAAGAGCTATCGAGGCGGACACGTCGTGATCCGTTTCGCCCTCGGCGGCTGCACCAACCGGCCCTTCTACCGCATCGTAGCAGCGCACAGCAAACGCGCCCGGGACGGGAAGTACCTGGAGCAGATCGGCTGCCTCGACCCGCTGCCCAACGCCCACGGCGAGAAGGTGGCGGGGCTCAACCTGGAGCGCCTGCGGCACTGGCTGGGCTGCGGCGCGCAGCTCTCCCGGCCTGCCGAGAAGCTCCTGG GTCTGGCGGGGTTTTTGCCCCTGCACCCCATGACGATAACCAACGCCGAGAGGctccggcggcggcggcggcgagcGCAGGAGTCCGTTGTGCCACCTGCGGAGGGCGGGTCGCAGGAGCCGGGTGCTGCCGCCTGA
- the SLC45A1 gene encoding proton-associated sugar transporter A isoform X2 — protein MMIPPSATTPAGDAALLPSVASQEIWRSQVPGYSGSVTQHISHRANNFKRHPKRRKFIRPSPPPPPNTPCPIDLVGFGDLQPQRSFLELLFNGCILFGLEFSYAMETAYVTPVLLQMGLPDQLYGMVWFISPILGFLLQPLLGAWSDRCTSRFGRRRPFILVLAVGVLFGLSLMLNGRDIGSALSDTVDNHKWGIILTVCGVVLMDFSADSADNPSHAYMMDVCSPVDQDRGLNIHALLAGLGGGFGYVIGGIHWDKTSFGKAVGGQLRVIYVFTSIILTITTVLTLISIPERPLGSFSRKKKVMKSPSLPLPPSPPLFFEEGVNENFASHNSAHLYASFTSPVSPLSPLTPKYGSFVSRDNSLTGINEFASSFGTSNIDSVLIDCFTGGHSSYLALPASLPRQPVSVSFPRVPDGCYQQENGILEQGDRSITPGPDGEALRVGSLDAIKPRSSGILKRPQSLAIPDIVTGHCPESSRRRNVTFSQQVANILLDGVKYESELNGSSETSEQPLSMRLLCSTICHMPKALRNLCINHFLGWLSFEGMLLFYTDFMGEVVFQGNPKAPHNSDEYRKYNAGVTMGCWGMCIYAFSAAFYSAALEKLEERFSTRTLYFIAYLAFGLGTGLATLSRNIYVVLSLCTTYGILFATLCTLPYSLLCDYYQSCEFAGSLAEGTRRGMGVDISLLSCQYFLAQILVALAMGPLTTAVGSASGTMYFASLVSFLGCLFSSLCVIYEPTLSAEELPPTEEQSPLLPCVQDQ, from the exons ATGATGATTCCACCATCTGCAACAACCCCCGCTGGCGATGCTGCACTTCTGCCAAGTGTGGCTTCTCAGGAAATATGGAGGTCGCAAGTTCCAGGCTATTCTGGATCAGTGACACAGCACATAAGTCACCGGGCTAATAACTTTAAGAGACATCCgaaaaggagaaaattcatCCGCCcatcgccgccgccgccgccgaaTACTCCATGTCCTATTGACTTGGTTGGCTTTGGGGATCTCCAGCCTCAGAGATCTTTCCTAGAACTCCTGTTTAATGGGTGTATTCTCTTTGGGCTTGAGTTCAGCTATGCCATGGAAACTGCCTATGTTACACCTGTGTTGCTTCAGATGGGGCTGCCAGACCAGCTGTATGGAATGGTGTGGTTCATCAGCCCTATACTAG GGTTCTTGCTGCAACCTCTGCTGGGGGCCTGGAGTGACAGATGCACATCAAGATTCGGGAGGAGAAGACCTTTCATTCTGGTCTTAGCAGTAG GTGTGTTGTTTGGACTCTCGCTTATGCTGAATGGGAGAGATATTGGGAGTGCCTTGTCTGACACTGTGGATAACCACAAATGGGGCATCATTCTTACAGTCTGTGGTGTTGTCCTCATGGACTTCAGTGCAGATTCGGCAGACAATCCTAGTCATGCCTACATGATGGATGTGTGCAGCCCAGTGGATCAAGACAGGGGCCTCAACATCCATGCTTTGTTAGCAG GTCTTGGAGGTGGCTTTGGTTATGTTATTGGAGGAATACACTGGGATAAAACCAGTTTTGGAAAAGCTGTGGGAGGGCAACTGCGTGTCATCTATGTCTTCACATCAATAATACTGACTATCACTACTGTGCTGACTCTAATTAGCATTCCAGAAAGACCCCTAGGGTCCTttagcaggaagaaaaaggtgatGAAGAGTCCaagccttcctctccctccttctccacCTCTCTTCTTTGAAGAGGGTGTAAATGAAAACTTTGCTTCTCATAACTCAGCTCACTTGTATGCAAGTTTTACAAGTCCCGTTTCTCCCCTCAGCCCACTCACACCTAAGTATGGCAGTTTTGTCAGTAGAGACAATTCCTTGACAGGAATTAACGAATTTGCGTCATCATTTGGGACTTCAAATATTGACAGTGTGCTTATAGACTGTTTTACAGGTGGGCACAGTAGTTACTTAGCACTTCCAGCTAGCTTGCCCAGGCAGCCTGTCAGTGTCAGCTTTCCTCGGGTGCCAGATGGTTGTTACCaacaagaaaatggaattcTGGAGCAAGGGGACAGGAGCATAACTCCGGGGCCTGACGGAGAGGCACTGAGGGTGGGCTCCCTGGATGCAATAAAGCCACGGTCATCAGGCATCCTGAAAAGACCTCAGAGCTTGGCCATTCCAGATATTGTAACAGGACATTGTCCAGAAAGTagcagaagaagaaatgtaacTTTCAGCCAACAG GTTGCTAACATCCTGCTGGATGGTGTTAAGTATGAGAGTGAGCTGAATGGATCAAGCGAGACCTCTGAGCAACCACTCTCCATGAGACTTCTTTGTTCAACTATCTGCCACATGCCGAAGGCTCTTCGTAACCTCTGCATCAACCACTTCCTGG GATGGCTCTCATTTGAGGGGATGTTGCTCTTCTACACTGACTTCATGGGAGAAGTAGTGTTTCAAGGGAATCCAAAAGCACCTCACAACTCAGATGAGTATCGGAAGTACAACGCTGGGGTCACCATGGGCTGCTGGGGAATGTGCATCTATGcattcagtgctgctttctaTTCAG CTGCGCTGGAGAAGCTAGAGGAGCGGTTCAGCACACGGACGCTATACTTCATTGCATACTTGGCCTTTGGGCTGGGTACAGGACTGGCCACGCTCTCCAGAAACATCTATGTAGTGCTGTCACTGTGTACGACTTATGGCATTCTCTTTGCCACGCTCTGCACGCTGCCCTACTCTCTACTCTGTGACTACTACCAGAGCTGTGAG TTTGCAGGCTCACTGGCGGAGGGCACACGGCGTGGGATGGGTGTTGATATCTCCCTGCTGAGCTGCCAGTACTTCTTGGCACAGATCCTGGTGGCCCTGGCCATGGGGCCACTGACAACAGCTGTGGGCAGTGCCAGCGGCACCATGTACTTTGCCAGCCTGGTGTCCTTCCTGGgctgcctcttctcctccctctgcGTCATCTATGAGCCAACCCTGTCCGCTGAGGAGCTGCCACCCACCGAGGAGCAGAGCCCACTCCTGCCCTGTGTGCAGGACCAATAA
- the SLC45A1 gene encoding proton-associated sugar transporter A isoform X1 codes for MRTVLCTGVFSGRPSSLLVGHLPMMIPPSATTPAGDAALLPSVASQEIWRSQVPGYSGSVTQHISHRANNFKRHPKRRKFIRPSPPPPPNTPCPIDLVGFGDLQPQRSFLELLFNGCILFGLEFSYAMETAYVTPVLLQMGLPDQLYGMVWFISPILGFLLQPLLGAWSDRCTSRFGRRRPFILVLAVGVLFGLSLMLNGRDIGSALSDTVDNHKWGIILTVCGVVLMDFSADSADNPSHAYMMDVCSPVDQDRGLNIHALLAGLGGGFGYVIGGIHWDKTSFGKAVGGQLRVIYVFTSIILTITTVLTLISIPERPLGSFSRKKKVMKSPSLPLPPSPPLFFEEGVNENFASHNSAHLYASFTSPVSPLSPLTPKYGSFVSRDNSLTGINEFASSFGTSNIDSVLIDCFTGGHSSYLALPASLPRQPVSVSFPRVPDGCYQQENGILEQGDRSITPGPDGEALRVGSLDAIKPRSSGILKRPQSLAIPDIVTGHCPESSRRRNVTFSQQVANILLDGVKYESELNGSSETSEQPLSMRLLCSTICHMPKALRNLCINHFLGWLSFEGMLLFYTDFMGEVVFQGNPKAPHNSDEYRKYNAGVTMGCWGMCIYAFSAAFYSAALEKLEERFSTRTLYFIAYLAFGLGTGLATLSRNIYVVLSLCTTYGILFATLCTLPYSLLCDYYQSCEFAGSLAEGTRRGMGVDISLLSCQYFLAQILVALAMGPLTTAVGSASGTMYFASLVSFLGCLFSSLCVIYEPTLSAEELPPTEEQSPLLPCVQDQ; via the exons ATGAGGACCGTGCTGTGCACTGGTGTATTTTCGGGGAGGCCCTCCAGTCTCCTGGTTGG gcaCCTACCCATGATGATTCCACCATCTGCAACAACCCCCGCTGGCGATGCTGCACTTCTGCCAAGTGTGGCTTCTCAGGAAATATGGAGGTCGCAAGTTCCAGGCTATTCTGGATCAGTGACACAGCACATAAGTCACCGGGCTAATAACTTTAAGAGACATCCgaaaaggagaaaattcatCCGCCcatcgccgccgccgccgccgaaTACTCCATGTCCTATTGACTTGGTTGGCTTTGGGGATCTCCAGCCTCAGAGATCTTTCCTAGAACTCCTGTTTAATGGGTGTATTCTCTTTGGGCTTGAGTTCAGCTATGCCATGGAAACTGCCTATGTTACACCTGTGTTGCTTCAGATGGGGCTGCCAGACCAGCTGTATGGAATGGTGTGGTTCATCAGCCCTATACTAG GGTTCTTGCTGCAACCTCTGCTGGGGGCCTGGAGTGACAGATGCACATCAAGATTCGGGAGGAGAAGACCTTTCATTCTGGTCTTAGCAGTAG GTGTGTTGTTTGGACTCTCGCTTATGCTGAATGGGAGAGATATTGGGAGTGCCTTGTCTGACACTGTGGATAACCACAAATGGGGCATCATTCTTACAGTCTGTGGTGTTGTCCTCATGGACTTCAGTGCAGATTCGGCAGACAATCCTAGTCATGCCTACATGATGGATGTGTGCAGCCCAGTGGATCAAGACAGGGGCCTCAACATCCATGCTTTGTTAGCAG GTCTTGGAGGTGGCTTTGGTTATGTTATTGGAGGAATACACTGGGATAAAACCAGTTTTGGAAAAGCTGTGGGAGGGCAACTGCGTGTCATCTATGTCTTCACATCAATAATACTGACTATCACTACTGTGCTGACTCTAATTAGCATTCCAGAAAGACCCCTAGGGTCCTttagcaggaagaaaaaggtgatGAAGAGTCCaagccttcctctccctccttctccacCTCTCTTCTTTGAAGAGGGTGTAAATGAAAACTTTGCTTCTCATAACTCAGCTCACTTGTATGCAAGTTTTACAAGTCCCGTTTCTCCCCTCAGCCCACTCACACCTAAGTATGGCAGTTTTGTCAGTAGAGACAATTCCTTGACAGGAATTAACGAATTTGCGTCATCATTTGGGACTTCAAATATTGACAGTGTGCTTATAGACTGTTTTACAGGTGGGCACAGTAGTTACTTAGCACTTCCAGCTAGCTTGCCCAGGCAGCCTGTCAGTGTCAGCTTTCCTCGGGTGCCAGATGGTTGTTACCaacaagaaaatggaattcTGGAGCAAGGGGACAGGAGCATAACTCCGGGGCCTGACGGAGAGGCACTGAGGGTGGGCTCCCTGGATGCAATAAAGCCACGGTCATCAGGCATCCTGAAAAGACCTCAGAGCTTGGCCATTCCAGATATTGTAACAGGACATTGTCCAGAAAGTagcagaagaagaaatgtaacTTTCAGCCAACAG GTTGCTAACATCCTGCTGGATGGTGTTAAGTATGAGAGTGAGCTGAATGGATCAAGCGAGACCTCTGAGCAACCACTCTCCATGAGACTTCTTTGTTCAACTATCTGCCACATGCCGAAGGCTCTTCGTAACCTCTGCATCAACCACTTCCTGG GATGGCTCTCATTTGAGGGGATGTTGCTCTTCTACACTGACTTCATGGGAGAAGTAGTGTTTCAAGGGAATCCAAAAGCACCTCACAACTCAGATGAGTATCGGAAGTACAACGCTGGGGTCACCATGGGCTGCTGGGGAATGTGCATCTATGcattcagtgctgctttctaTTCAG CTGCGCTGGAGAAGCTAGAGGAGCGGTTCAGCACACGGACGCTATACTTCATTGCATACTTGGCCTTTGGGCTGGGTACAGGACTGGCCACGCTCTCCAGAAACATCTATGTAGTGCTGTCACTGTGTACGACTTATGGCATTCTCTTTGCCACGCTCTGCACGCTGCCCTACTCTCTACTCTGTGACTACTACCAGAGCTGTGAG TTTGCAGGCTCACTGGCGGAGGGCACACGGCGTGGGATGGGTGTTGATATCTCCCTGCTGAGCTGCCAGTACTTCTTGGCACAGATCCTGGTGGCCCTGGCCATGGGGCCACTGACAACAGCTGTGGGCAGTGCCAGCGGCACCATGTACTTTGCCAGCCTGGTGTCCTTCCTGGgctgcctcttctcctccctctgcGTCATCTATGAGCCAACCCTGTCCGCTGAGGAGCTGCCACCCACCGAGGAGCAGAGCCCACTCCTGCCCTGTGTGCAGGACCAATAA